From the Paenibacillus sp. FSL H8-0548 genome, one window contains:
- a CDS encoding IS5/IS1182 family transposase gives MPYIRHESLFTLQELYEMEQKDRFLEIFSTIDITPILRLVRKTSLYGAPVEVNYRAMVYSLIVRIVERIPTIKDLIKRLQHDILFRLDCGFMLSEAIPSASSYSRLVRKMSQSYALEEMQDQLLKQAMAESFITDDTVAIDATHIEARDQAPAKQEKEKPKPKKRGRKSKAEREAWLEQKQEEEKQKPIFEKEIAAQLSETFHVLRDEMPLHPQWGIKKNSDGKNVFWYGYKGHLAVGTKSQYILGAMLSSGNLNDGKAAIPLLKGIALQHPNFHFNYAAMDAGYDYEPIYKQVREAKAHAVIAYNRRREPELVGFDEHFAPTCVREHSYRYDSYDSKYETLKYVRPKECESCPLTHDSLCQKVYKMKITIDLRKYSAPARGSKLWKEIAKKRSAVERVNAYLKEFFQLNNVRHRTGQKAKAHFNLVTLVYNCTKLACDRLSRQLQEVAA, from the coding sequence ATGCCATATATACGACACGAGAGCTTATTTACCCTGCAAGAGCTTTATGAAATGGAACAAAAAGATCGTTTCCTTGAGATTTTCTCTACCATCGATATTACGCCTATCTTGCGCTTGGTCAGAAAAACATCTCTTTATGGCGCTCCCGTTGAAGTGAATTACAGGGCGATGGTCTATTCCTTAATCGTTAGAATCGTTGAACGTATTCCTACGATCAAAGATTTAATAAAGCGTCTTCAGCATGACATCCTATTCCGCTTGGATTGTGGCTTTATGCTTTCAGAAGCCATTCCTTCTGCATCTTCCTATTCCAGGCTGGTGCGCAAGATGAGCCAAAGCTATGCGCTAGAAGAAATGCAAGACCAGTTGTTAAAGCAAGCCATGGCAGAATCATTCATTACGGACGATACCGTTGCCATAGATGCAACTCATATCGAGGCTCGGGATCAAGCGCCTGCAAAGCAAGAAAAGGAAAAACCCAAACCTAAAAAGCGTGGTCGAAAATCAAAAGCCGAACGTGAAGCTTGGCTCGAACAAAAACAAGAAGAAGAGAAACAAAAGCCAATCTTCGAGAAAGAAATCGCTGCACAACTCAGCGAGACGTTCCATGTTCTAAGGGATGAAATGCCTCTTCACCCGCAGTGGGGAATCAAGAAAAATAGTGATGGGAAAAACGTCTTTTGGTATGGCTATAAAGGTCATCTTGCAGTCGGAACCAAGAGTCAATATATCCTTGGAGCCATGCTCTCTTCTGGGAACTTGAATGATGGTAAAGCCGCGATTCCGCTCCTAAAAGGGATTGCTTTGCAGCATCCAAATTTCCATTTCAACTATGCAGCGATGGATGCAGGTTACGATTATGAGCCCATATATAAGCAAGTGCGAGAAGCGAAGGCTCATGCCGTTATCGCTTATAACCGTCGGCGAGAACCCGAACTTGTCGGGTTTGACGAACACTTCGCCCCTACCTGTGTGAGAGAGCATTCGTATCGTTACGACAGCTACGACTCGAAATATGAAACGCTCAAATACGTACGACCGAAAGAATGTGAGAGCTGTCCATTAACGCATGATTCACTTTGCCAGAAGGTTTACAAGATGAAGATCACAATTGATCTTAGAAAGTATAGTGCTCCGGCTCGAGGCTCGAAACTTTGGAAAGAAATCGCTAAAAAACGATCTGCAGTCGAAAGAGTGAATGCTTACCTAAAGGAATTCTTCCAGTTGAACAATGTAAGACATCGAACAGGTCAAAAAGCGAAAGCACATTTTAACTTGGTAACGCTGGTTTATAATTGCACAAAGTTAGCATGCGATCGTCTAAGTCGCCAATTACAAGAAGTAGCAGCATAA
- the acnA gene encoding aconitate hydratase AcnA, with the protein MSTQNHYSVRTTLDAGGKSYAYYRLGGLEEQGLGDISKLPFSIKVLLEAAVRQFDGRAITPEHVKQLATWADGREDKEIPFIPARIVLQDFTGVPVVVDLAAMRDTVKKAGGDPKKINPLVPVDLVIDHSIMVDAFGSPEALEYNTKIEFERNEERYRFLRWAQTAFDNFRAVPPGTGIVHQVNLEYLASVAATRTIDGETVVFPDSLVGTDSHTTMINGLGVVGWGVGGIEAEAGMLGQPLYFVMPEVIGIKLTGKLAEGSTATDLALTVTQILRKKGVVGKFVEFFGPGLSNISLADRATVANMAPEYGATIGFFPVDNETLSYLQQTGRPDDLIELVGSYYKAQDMFRTDETPDPVFTDVVELDLSTIVPSLAGPKRPQDRVELTAMKESFNSIIRTPIDKGGYGLSDEKIEQMITVNHNDGQVSQMGTGAVVIAAITSCTNTSNPSVMVGAGLVAKKAVALGLKKPAYVKSSLTPGSLVVTEYLTKANLLEPLEALGFHVAGYGCATCIGNSGPLPEEVSKAITDNDMTVSAVLSGNRNFEGRVHAQVKANYLASPPLVIAYALAGTTNIDLTTDPIGYTEDNKPVFLKDIWPTSKEVNDAMTAALNPQMFRDKYENVFTQNERWNAISVPKGESYEWDAKSTYIQNPPFFENLGPDLNDIQDIHSASVLALMGDSVTTDHISPAGNITVNSPGGQYLIDNGVKREDFNSYGSRRGNHEVMMRGTFANIRIRNQVAPGTEGGVTTYLPTDEVMSIYDASMKYQNDGKNLVVLAGKEYGTGSSRDWAAKGTFLLGVKAVIAESFERIHRSNLVGMGVLPLQFPEGQSWKSLNITGRETFDIVGLSNDVAPGSKVTVTATREDGTTFEFPAIVRLDSVVDVDYYRNGGILQTVLRQMIAKMNTTA; encoded by the coding sequence ATGTCTACACAAAACCATTATTCGGTCCGCACAACACTGGACGCCGGTGGCAAATCGTACGCATACTACCGTCTGGGCGGACTTGAAGAGCAAGGACTAGGCGATATTTCGAAGCTGCCTTTTTCCATCAAAGTATTGCTTGAGGCTGCTGTACGTCAATTTGACGGACGCGCCATTACACCAGAGCACGTAAAGCAGCTTGCAACTTGGGCTGACGGACGCGAGGATAAAGAAATCCCTTTCATTCCAGCACGTATCGTATTGCAGGATTTTACCGGAGTACCCGTTGTTGTTGACTTGGCAGCAATGCGCGACACCGTAAAAAAAGCAGGCGGAGATCCGAAAAAAATCAACCCTCTTGTACCGGTCGATCTTGTTATTGACCACTCCATTATGGTTGACGCATTCGGCAGCCCTGAAGCGCTTGAATATAATACAAAAATCGAGTTTGAACGCAATGAAGAGCGTTACCGTTTCCTTCGCTGGGCACAAACGGCGTTCGATAACTTCCGTGCGGTTCCACCGGGCACAGGTATCGTTCACCAAGTTAACTTGGAGTACTTGGCATCCGTTGCAGCAACCAGAACCATTGATGGTGAAACCGTCGTTTTCCCTGACTCCCTCGTAGGTACGGATTCTCATACTACGATGATCAACGGTCTTGGCGTTGTAGGCTGGGGCGTTGGCGGTATCGAGGCTGAGGCTGGTATGCTTGGTCAACCGCTTTACTTCGTTATGCCTGAAGTTATCGGCATTAAATTGACTGGCAAGCTTGCAGAAGGCTCCACTGCTACTGACTTAGCGCTTACAGTTACTCAAATTCTGCGTAAAAAAGGCGTAGTAGGTAAATTTGTTGAGTTCTTCGGTCCTGGTTTATCCAACATCAGTCTTGCAGACCGTGCAACAGTTGCCAACATGGCACCTGAGTATGGCGCTACAATCGGCTTCTTCCCTGTTGATAACGAGACGCTTAGCTACCTGCAGCAAACAGGTCGTCCTGATGACCTCATTGAGCTTGTTGGCTCTTATTACAAAGCACAAGACATGTTCCGTACGGATGAGACACCAGATCCAGTATTTACTGACGTGGTTGAACTTGACCTTTCAACTATCGTTCCTTCCCTTGCAGGACCAAAGCGTCCACAAGACCGTGTCGAGCTGACTGCAATGAAAGAATCTTTCAACAGCATCATTCGCACACCGATTGACAAAGGCGGATATGGACTTAGCGATGAAAAAATCGAGCAAATGATCACTGTCAATCATAATGACGGCCAAGTAAGCCAAATGGGTACAGGCGCTGTCGTTATCGCAGCTATCACGAGCTGTACAAATACTTCCAACCCAAGCGTTATGGTCGGTGCCGGCCTTGTAGCTAAGAAAGCAGTAGCACTTGGACTTAAGAAGCCTGCTTATGTAAAAAGCTCCCTAACGCCGGGCTCGCTCGTCGTAACGGAATATTTGACTAAAGCCAACCTGCTTGAGCCGCTAGAAGCGCTTGGCTTCCACGTTGCCGGCTATGGCTGCGCAACATGTATCGGTAACTCCGGCCCGCTTCCTGAAGAAGTGAGCAAAGCGATTACGGACAACGATATGACAGTATCTGCTGTTCTCTCTGGTAACCGTAACTTTGAAGGCCGTGTTCACGCACAAGTTAAAGCTAACTACCTAGCTTCACCACCGCTAGTTATCGCTTACGCGCTTGCTGGAACGACAAATATCGACCTTACAACTGATCCAATTGGCTATACAGAAGATAACAAGCCGGTATTCCTCAAAGATATTTGGCCAACTTCGAAAGAAGTCAACGATGCGATGACAGCTGCGCTTAACCCGCAAATGTTCCGCGACAAATACGAAAACGTATTTACGCAAAATGAGCGTTGGAACGCAATTTCGGTTCCTAAGGGCGAAAGCTACGAGTGGGATGCAAAATCAACTTACATTCAAAACCCGCCGTTCTTCGAAAACCTTGGTCCAGATCTTAACGACATTCAAGATATTCACAGCGCAAGCGTGCTAGCACTTATGGGCGATTCCGTTACTACGGATCATATCTCCCCTGCTGGTAACATTACAGTTAACAGCCCGGGCGGCCAATACTTGATCGATAATGGCGTTAAACGCGAAGACTTCAACTCCTACGGCTCCCGTCGTGGTAACCATGAAGTAATGATGCGCGGTACGTTCGCCAACATTCGTATTCGTAACCAAGTGGCTCCAGGAACTGAAGGCGGCGTAACGACTTACCTTCCAACAGATGAAGTTATGTCGATCTACGATGCATCGATGAAATATCAAAACGATGGCAAAAACCTTGTTGTACTAGCTGGTAAGGAGTACGGTACTGGAAGCTCGCGTGACTGGGCTGCCAAAGGTACATTCCTACTCGGTGTTAAAGCGGTTATTGCAGAAAGCTTCGAGCGTATTCACCGCTCCAATCTGGTTGGTATGGGCGTATTGCCACTCCAATTCCCAGAAGGTCAAAGCTGGAAATCACTTAACATTACTGGACGTGAGACATTCGACATCGTTGGCTTGTCCAATGACGTTGCTCCAGGCTCGAAAGTAACCGTAACCGCTACTCGCGAAGACGGAACAACCTTCGAATTCCCTGCGATCGTTCGTCTAGATTCCGTAGTTGACGTCGATTACTATCGCAATGGCGGTATCCTTCAAACGGTGCTTCGTCAAATGATTGCCAAAATGAACACAACAGCATAA